ACATCGGTCTCCGTTATCGCGGCCGCAATCCAACCCCACCGAAACGCCCATATGCCCATAGCCATGACCAGCACAGCCAGCGGTGCCCACCACAGCCAAGACGGCATCAATCGCCCATCCGTCGTGACAAACGCTCCGCCTGTGCCGCCGTCAATTCCAACAGGCATTGCAGGGTAGCAGGTCCACCACCGGTGCCCCCACCCCACAGGCTGTGCTCATAGGCGCAGGCTTCATCCCGAAAAGGGATCCAGGCACGTTGCATGGCCACAAGTGCATCCGTAATGCTGGGCACTGTCGCGCCGAGGTCCTTCATTTCGGCATCGGTGTCTTTGGCCTGCTTCAGAACAATTTGATATTCTGAATTCAACAAAGTGTCCCAGAGCTTCAACTCGCCACTCAAACACCCACCCATACCGGCCGTCGTGTAGCCTGCGTCATTGGCCTCCATGCAGGCACCAGCGGACAAGCCGACACAGTCGGTCATTGCGCCCCCCTCGCTCAAAGTATCAAGACAGGTTTGAGTTTGCGCATCGGAATATGCAATTCCTTGTGCGGCCAGTTGCAGCGGCATCATCAGCATAAATATGGTCAGAATACGGATCACGTCATCGCCCCCATCAACTCGCGCCCCACCAACATACGCCTGATTTCCGAGGTGCCCGCGCCGATTTCCATCAGTTTGGCATCCCGAAACAATCGCGCCACCGGGCTGTCATTCAGGAATCCGGCCCCGCCCATTGCCTGTACCGCCTGATGCGCCTGCTTCATCGCCTCCTCAGAGGCATAAAGACAACAGGCCGCTGCATCCTGACGAGTCACATCGCCCCGATCACAAGCCTTCGCGACTTCATAAACATAGGCGCGGGCCGAATTCATAGCTGTGTACATATCCGCGATCTTCCCCTGCATCAGTTGGAAGTTCCCGATGGGCTGTCCAAACTGCTTGCGATCAGACAGGTAGGGCATGATCGCATCAAGGCAGGCGGCCATGATGCCCGTGCCAATACCCGCCAGCACCACGCGTTCATAGTCCAGTCCAGACATCAAAACGCGCACGCCCTTACCCTCTTCGCCAAGCACATTCTCGAAAGGAACCACGACGTCTTCGAAGATCAGTTCGGCAGTGTTGGACCCGCGCATGCCCAGCTTGTCAAAATGCGGACTGGTGGAAAACCCGGTCATTTCCTTTTCGATCAGAAAAGCGGTGATCCCTTTTGATCCGGCATCCGGGTCTGTTTTTGCATAGACCACAAGCGTGTCTGCATTAGGGCCATTGGTGATCCAGTATTTGGTCCCGTTGAGACGATAATGATCGTTGCGCTTTTCGGCACGCAGTTTCATCGACACCACGTCGGAACCGGCTCCCGCCTCAGACATGGCCAGTGCGCCCACATGTTCGCCGGAAATCAAACCCGGCAGGTATTTTTGCTTTTGCGCGTCTGAACCGTTTAGTTTGATCTGATTAACGCAGAGGTTGGAGTGTGCCCCGTAAGAAAGGGACACCGAAGCACTGGCACGCGCAATTTCCTCGATGGCGACCGTATGGGCCAGATAGGACATGCCTGCGCCGCCGAATTCCTCGGGCACCGTGATCCCCAAAAGACCCAGTTCGCCCATCTCTGACCAAAGCTCCGGTGGAAAGGTGTTTGATGTGTCGATCTCAGCCGCCATCGGTTTGACGCGATCCTGAGCCCAGCGGTGCACCATGTCGCGCAAAGCGTTTACGTCTTCACCCAGATCGAACGCCATCGTTGCCATAAACATCGCGCAGAACTCCTCATGGGATTTATTGAACGCCCGTTCATTTATGCCACAGGCGATTGTTTCGGTCAAGGCGGCTTGGAGCGCAGCGATGGCGATAGTAGCAAGCTGCGCCCTGACGTTATTCAGCGGCGGTGGAGTGTTGCTGATAAACTGCGCTGACTTCCGCGCGAATGATCCTCGCGATCAGGGCGCAGTCCTCCAAAGAGAAGGTCAAAGGCACCCGGATGTCGACAATGCCGGCCAGCAATCGGTCAGTTTTGGGCATGGCGGGCGTATCCGCATAACGCCAGCTGTCATAACGGCTGGTGAATCCGACAGGCTCCGCACCGCCGAACCATTTCAGCTCTACGCCGCGCCCGGCGCATCGCGCCAGAACGTCGTGGATTTTCGCGCTGTCCCAATCCAGCAAAAGAAACTGGATAGACGAGCCAACAATGGTTTCTTGTTCTGGCCTTTCGATCACGGTCAGGCCAGGCGTGTCGCGCAAACCGTTCTCGAGCGCAAAATAGCGCTCGTTCCAGCGTGCGCATTGGGTCGCCAAATCCGCCACCTGCGGGCGCAGGATCGCCGCACGCAGATTGTCCATGCGGCCAGAAATGTTAGGCGTTTCATAGCGAATTGTATCGAAAGCCTCTTTCGGCGGCGCTGCCAGGTGGCGCTCGTAAAGCATGTAAGACCCGGACATCATAATCGCACGCGCCGCGATTTCCGCATTGTCAGTGACCAGAAATCCGCCCTCACCAGAATTCACGTGCTTATAGGTCTGGCAGGAATAACAGCCCACGGCCCCCTGACGCCCGGACGGAACACCTTTCCACGCCGCCCCCATCGTATGGGCGCAATCCTCGATCACGGTGACGCCTGCCCGGTCACAGATCTCCATCAACCGGTCCATATCGCAGATATGACCGCGCATGTGGCTCAGGAGCAAAACCTTGGCCGACGAGGCTTTGGCCGCCAGATCGTCCAGATCAATCGTCAACGCCTCGGTGACACCTACGAATATCGGCGACGCGCCCACGGCAGCAATCGCACCCGGCACCGGCGCGAGCGTAAAGGCATTGGACAAGACCGGATCGCCCGGTTTGACGCCCACGGCGCGCAATGCTGTGGCCATCGCATAGCCCCCCGAAGCCACGGCAAGGCAATATTTCGCCCCGACCTCGGCGGCAAATTCCTGCTCCAGCAAAGCTGTTTCACTGATCTCATCTGTGACCGTGTTATAGCGATGCAAGCGACCATGCTGCAAAACGGCCAGGGCGGCCTCGATCCCAGCCTCGGGAATCGGTTCCTGTTGTGTGAAACTGCCTTTGAAGATTTCCATAATACCTCGCCCCTCTAACAGGGGAACTGTGCCGCTCCGCGTGCGTTGGGTCAAGCCAGCAAGCGATCCACGATCTGTGGCAAATCCGCATAGTCCTGCAAAAGCGCCTCGGGCGACAGCGCCGCCATGTCCCCGCCCGCAGGCCCAAATGTCACCAGCACGCAAGGCACCTTGGCGGCCTTGGCTGTGTTTCGATCCGTGTCTGAATCGCCGATCAACACGCACTTCATAGGATCGCCGCCGGCGCGACGGGCCGCCTCATAGAGGGGTTCCGCATCTGGTTTGCGCACGGGCAAGGTGTCGGCCCCGACCAGCGCTCCAAAAGCGCCGCGCACACCAAGGCGCTGCAACAGTATCTCGGCAAGACCCTCAGGTTTGTTGGTACATATGCCGACGCCATATCCGTTGATCTTCAATTGTTCGACGGCGTCCATAGCGCGCGGATAGAGTTGGGTATGTACGTCAATCGCGGCGCCATAGGCCTCCAACAGGACCGGATAATACTGATCTATCGTTGCAACGTCCTCGGCACGTCCCAAACGCGTCATCCCCAGACGCAACATTGCGCGCCCGCCCCGCAACGCCGTGCCCGCATCCGCTTTGGCATCCAGGACATCTCCCTCACCCATTTGGCGAAAGCACTGGTTAGCGGCAGCAATCAGATCACCGCTGGTGTCGGCGAGTGTGCCATCCAGATCAAAAATAACTGTTTTCATGTCTTTTCCCTCAGCCGCGTTTTAGGCGAAACACCGCCACGAGATGTTGCAAGGCGCAACCATCTTTGATGCAACCATACCTTGCGCCGCTCCGCCAGAGCGATAAACAGGGCGCGAGCAGAACACAAAGAGAAAAAACATGAAAACCGCATTGGTCATCCTAGCCGCGGGCAAAGGCACTCGGATGAATTCGGATCTGCCAAAGGTCATGCATCCCCTTGCAGGCGTTCCATTGTTTGTCCATGCAATGCAGGCTGGCGCATCGCTTGCACCAGAACATACTGTGGTTGTGGCCGGCCATGGGGTGGATCTCGTTCGCAAAGCAGCGCTGGCGCATGACGAAACGACACAGGTCGTAGAACAGACCGAGCAGCTTGGCACAGCCCATGCTGCCGCTCAGGCCAGCACGGCCCTTACAGACTTTGACGGTACCGCAATTGTTTTGTTTGGGGACACACCGTTTGTACGTCCCGAAACGCTTGAACAAATGGTCACTGCGCAGGCCAAAAGTGATGTGGTCATTCTGGGCTTTGAAGCGGACGATCCAGGCCGCTACGGTCGTCTTGTCATGCAGGGCAATACTCTTGAGCGCATTGTGGAATTCAAGGATGCCAGCGAAAAAGAGCGCGCCATCACCCTGTGCAACAGTGGCGTGATCGCCTGCAATGCAACGTTACTATTTGAACTTATTGATGCTGTGGAAAACGACAACGCCTCGCAGGAATATTACCTGACAGACATCGTCGGTCTGGCTCGTGACAAGGATTTGACCGCCAGCGTCGTGACCTGCAAAGAGGCAGAAACACTTGGCATAAACACCCGCGCCGAACTTGCCAGCGCTGAGGCTGCATTTCAGGCACGCGCACGCGCAACGGCTTTCGAAGACGGCGTGACAATGCCAGCGCCAGATACTGTGCACTTTGCCTTTGATACCGCGATTGGTCGCGATACGATTGTCGAGCAGAATGTGGTGTTTGGGCCCGGTGTCACGATTGAGTCCGGCGTGACCGTGCGGGCATTTTCGCATCTCGAAGGCTGTCACGTCTCGCGCGGCGCCGTTGTGGGACCCTATGCCCGGCTGCGCCCCGGGGCCGAGTTGAGCGAAAATAGCCGCGTCGGAAATTTCGTGGAAATCAAGAATGCCCGGATCGGCGAAGGCTCCAAGGTCAACCATCTCAGTTACATCGGTGACGCCAGATTGGGGCGTGGTACAAACATCGGTGCGGGCACGATCACCTGCAATTACGACGGCGTTATGAAGCATCAAACGGACATTGGCGACAACGCGTTCATCGGTTCCAATACAATGCTCGTCGCGCCCGTGTCAGTTGGTGACGGTGCCATGACGGGCAGCGGATCTGTTATCACATCCGACGTGGAATCAGATGCCCTAGCGATCGCACGCGCACCGCAGGTTGAAAAACCCGGCATGGCAGCGAAATTGTTGCAAATTCTAAAAGCCAAAAAGGCTAAACTCCAAAGAGGCAGCTAAAATGTGTGGAATTGTAGGGGTGCTGGGCAGCCACGAAGTCGCGCCAATCCTTGTCGAAGCGCTCAAACGCCTCGAATATCGAGGCTATGACAGCGCGGGGATAGCAACCGTCGAGGATGGTATTCTGGATCGCCGCCGGGCGGTTGGCAAACTGGTCAATCTGTCGGATCTTCTGGTGCATGAACCCCTTACCGGGAAGTCGGGCATCGGTCATACACGCT
This genomic interval from Paracoccaceae bacterium contains the following:
- a CDS encoding lysozyme inhibitor LprI family protein, which translates into the protein MIRILTIFMLMMPLQLAAQGIAYSDAQTQTCLDTLSEGGAMTDCVGLSAGACMEANDAGYTTAGMGGCLSGELKLWDTLLNSEYQIVLKQAKDTDAEMKDLGATVPSITDALVAMQRAWIPFRDEACAYEHSLWGGGTGGGPATLQCLLELTAAQAERLSRRMGD
- a CDS encoding aminotransferase class I/II-fold pyridoxal phosphate-dependent enzyme, translated to MMEIFKGSFTQQEPIPEAGIEAALAVLQHGRLHRYNTVTDEISETALLEQEFAAEVGAKYCLAVASGGYAMATALRAVGVKPGDPVLSNAFTLAPVPGAIAAVGASPIFVGVTEALTIDLDDLAAKASSAKVLLLSHMRGHICDMDRLMEICDRAGVTVIEDCAHTMGAAWKGVPSGRQGAVGCYSCQTYKHVNSGEGGFLVTDNAEIAARAIMMSGSYMLYERHLAAPPKEAFDTIRYETPNISGRMDNLRAAILRPQVADLATQCARWNERYFALENGLRDTPGLTVIERPEQETIVGSSIQFLLLDWDSAKIHDVLARCAGRGVELKWFGGAEPVGFTSRYDSWRYADTPAMPKTDRLLAGIVDIRVPLTFSLEDCALIARIIRAEVSAVYQQHSTAAE
- a CDS encoding HAD-IA family hydrolase gives rise to the protein MKTVIFDLDGTLADTSGDLIAAANQCFRQMGEGDVLDAKADAGTALRGGRAMLRLGMTRLGRAEDVATIDQYYPVLLEAYGAAIDVHTQLYPRAMDAVEQLKINGYGVGICTNKPEGLAEILLQRLGVRGAFGALVGADTLPVRKPDAEPLYEAARRAGGDPMKCVLIGDSDTDRNTAKAAKVPCVLVTFGPAGGDMAALSPEALLQDYADLPQIVDRLLA
- the glmU gene encoding bifunctional UDP-N-acetylglucosamine diphosphorylase/glucosamine-1-phosphate N-acetyltransferase GlmU; amino-acid sequence: MKTALVILAAGKGTRMNSDLPKVMHPLAGVPLFVHAMQAGASLAPEHTVVVAGHGVDLVRKAALAHDETTQVVEQTEQLGTAHAAAQASTALTDFDGTAIVLFGDTPFVRPETLEQMVTAQAKSDVVILGFEADDPGRYGRLVMQGNTLERIVEFKDASEKERAITLCNSGVIACNATLLFELIDAVENDNASQEYYLTDIVGLARDKDLTASVVTCKEAETLGINTRAELASAEAAFQARARATAFEDGVTMPAPDTVHFAFDTAIGRDTIVEQNVVFGPGVTIESGVTVRAFSHLEGCHVSRGAVVGPYARLRPGAELSENSRVGNFVEIKNARIGEGSKVNHLSYIGDARLGRGTNIGAGTITCNYDGVMKHQTDIGDNAFIGSNTMLVAPVSVGDGAMTGSGSVITSDVESDALAIARAPQVEKPGMAAKLLQILKAKKAKLQRGS
- a CDS encoding isovaleryl-CoA dehydrogenase; translation: MFMATMAFDLGEDVNALRDMVHRWAQDRVKPMAAEIDTSNTFPPELWSEMGELGLLGITVPEEFGGAGMSYLAHTVAIEEIARASASVSLSYGAHSNLCVNQIKLNGSDAQKQKYLPGLISGEHVGALAMSEAGAGSDVVSMKLRAEKRNDHYRLNGTKYWITNGPNADTLVVYAKTDPDAGSKGITAFLIEKEMTGFSTSPHFDKLGMRGSNTAELIFEDVVVPFENVLGEEGKGVRVLMSGLDYERVVLAGIGTGIMAACLDAIMPYLSDRKQFGQPIGNFQLMQGKIADMYTAMNSARAYVYEVAKACDRGDVTRQDAAACCLYASEEAMKQAHQAVQAMGGAGFLNDSPVARLFRDAKLMEIGAGTSEIRRMLVGRELMGAMT